DNA from Aliarcobacter skirrowii CCUG 10374:
CATAATCATCTAATATTATCTCTTTTGACATAATTGTGTTTCCTTTAGCTTACTTTTTTTGTTTTAGCATCTTCTACTAATAGTTGAGCCATTTGTAATGTCTCATTAGCAATTGTGGCAACATTATTTGCTTCTATTGCATTTTCTTGAGTTACTCTATCAAGGTTTGAAACTGCATCATTTATTTGTTCTATTCCTTTAAGTTGCTCATTTGAAGCAATACTTACATCTTGAATAATAGTTATAGTCTCTCCAATTAATCTATTTAGATTATTATAACCTTCAATCATATCATCAGATATTTTTTTGCCCTCATTTGTTTTGCTTGTTGCATTCTCAACTAAACTTTTAATCTCTTTTGCTGCTTCTGCACTTCTATTTGCTAGATTTCGCACCTCCCCAGCAACAACAGCAAACCCTTTTCCAGCTTCCCCAGCAGTTGCAGCTTCAACTGCAGCATTTAAAGATAAAATATTTGTTTGGAATGCTATTTGATCAATAACTTCAATAGCTTCATTAATTGCTTCAACTTTAGAGTTTATCTCATCCATTGATAGAGCTGTTTTATTTGCTAAATTCTCTCCTAAAACAACAGACTCTTTAACATCTTTACTTAAGTGTGCCATTTTTGAAGCATTTTGTGTATTATTTTTTGTAATTGAAGTAATCTCTTCAAGAGCTGCAGCTGTCTCTTCAAGACTTGCTGCTTGTAAATTTGCTTTTGAAGCAAGATTTTCAACACTTTGATTCATTACTATTGAATTTTTTTCTAATAAATTACCATTTTCAAGATTTTGTTTTGCATTTGAATTTAACTCGCTACCAAGTTGATTGATTCTCTCCATTGTAAGTCTCATTTTACCTTTTAAAATAGGGTTTATATTCATCTGTTTTCTATAATCATGCTCAGCATACAATCCAACAATTTCAACTAAATCTTCCATATTTTTATTGGCTCTTGAAAGCATATTATTTACAATATTTTTAAGTGTATGAACCATAAAATTATTTGTATCAGAGTGAATTTGAGTTGTATATATTCCTTGAGCCACTTTATCAAGTGCAATAACAAGTTCTCCTAGAACATGCATATCATCTTTTCTCATTTTGTCATATTTTTCAAAGTAGCAGTTTAACTCTTTTAAAATTTGTCCAATATCATCATTTTTTATATATTCAGCTTTTCTTATATGATTTGTTTTAAAGAAGATGAAATCCATTAAATCTTCAATATACTCTTTAACTCTATTAATTCCACCTACAACTCTTTTCATTGAGTTATAACTTATAAAACCAATTATAATTGCAAAAACAATATTTACAGCAACTATAGCCCAGATTTTTTCATTACTTAAGATAGCAACTATACTAATAGCGGCAAATCCTAGTTGACTAAGAACCATATTTAAGAAGATTCTCTTCTTTGTAGGAAGATTTACAAACATTTAATTACCTTTTTCTAATTTAAATCAAAGCCAATATTCTACAATATTAGCTATTAAACTATAATTTTTTTATTTATTTTTGAATAAAGATGAACCAACTCTAATAAGATTTGATCCACACTCAATTGCTAACTCAAAATCACTACTCATTCCCATTGAGCAATATTGTGGATTAAAAGGAGCTAATTCATCAAAAATTTTTTTTGTTGTTTTAAAAGACTCTTTTATAATATTTTCATCTTCAACATGAGCACCTATACTCATAACACCTTTTAAAATTATATTTGGACACTTTTCTAAAATATCTTTGTATGTTTTAACTGCAACTTCTGGATAAACACCTGATTTACTATCTTCATAAGCAGAGTTTATTTGAAGTAAACAAGATAGTTTTTTATTTTTAGATTCAAGTTTTTTATTTAACTCAATCGCTAAATCAAGAGAGTCTAAAGATTGAACTAAAGTAGGATTTAAATCTATTAAGTTATTTATCTTATTTTTTTGTAAAGTTCCAATAAAGTGCCACTCAATTGGAAACTCTTCAAGCTCTTCGCTTTTTTGTTTTAAATCTTGAACTTTGTTTTCACCAAAAGCTCTTTGACCAGCTTCATATAGAGTTTTTACATCTTGTGCTGTAGAATATTTTGAAACACCAACAATTTTTACAATGTGGTGTTCGCTAACTCTTAATCTTGCTGCTTCCACTTTTGTAATTAAAGAGTCTAAATTTTTTGTAGCAGTTTGTTTATTCATAAAAGTCCTTTTAATTATTTAAAAATATTCTATTTATATCGTTATAAATACCTAAAATCATAAGTGAGGCTAAAATTATCCATCCCATAATTGTTAAAAACATAAAAACTTGATCACTTGGTTTCTTTCTTGCAATCATCTCATAAAGATTAAACATAATATGTCCACCATCAAGTGCTGGAATTGGAAGAAGATTTATAACTCCTAGATTTACAGAAATTAATGCAGTTATTGCTAACAGTGCTATTATAGAGCTTTGACTTGCATCACTTATAACTTTTCCAATAGTAATAACTCCACCAATCTCGCTACTTGGAATTACACCTTGAATTAATTTTTGAATACCTTGAAAAATCATTGTTGAGGCAAAGATTGTTTTTTCATAAGCATAAATTAAAGAGTCATAAAAACCTAAATTTAAAGTTACAACTTTACCACTTGGAGAGATACCAATCATTCTTTTTTTAATGTTTTCATTGAACATATTTTTTGCATCAGAAACTTGAGGATTTATAATTTTTACTAAAAGCTGATTATCTCTTTTTATATAAAATTGTAAAGCACCTTGTGTTGAAGTGATAACTTTACCTATATCATCCCAAGATTTAATCTCTGTATCATTTATTCTAACTATCTCATCATTTGGTTTTATTCCAGCATTAAATGCAACTGAGTTTTCTTGAATTTGACCAACTGCAGGAGCTAAGGTAGTTGCTCCCATTTGAGCCATACAAAAATATAAAACTGCTGCTAATAAAAAGTTTGCAAAAGGACCTGCAAATAAAATTATAATTCTTTGCCAAGGTTTTTTTGTATTGTATGAGTCATTTCCTGTTTCTACTAAAGTAGGTTTTGAGTCATCTTGACCTTTCATTTGTACATATCCACCAAGTGGTATCATAGCAAATTGCCAAGTTGTACCTGCCCAATATTTACTATAAATTGCTTTTCCAAATCCAATTGAAAATTTTTCAACCTTTACACCAAAAAATCTTGCTGCTAAAAAGTGTCCTAATTCATGAAAAAATACTAAAAAAGATAAAACTAATAAAAATGTAATAGTTCCCAATAAAAGCCCTTAATTTTTAAAATAATCTCTTGTATATTCATATCCAGAGTATAAAGTTAATATTACAGCAAACCATAATATTTCTGTTGCAAAAGGCCAGTTCATAGTTAAAAATCCAATTGCAATCATTTGAACTACAGTTTTAATTTTTCCAGCCATTGTACTAGCTACATTTTTACCTTCAGCTACTGCTACAACTCTAAGACCTGTTATAAAAAACTCTCTTGAAAGGATTAAAAAAACAGCCCATACATCAGCTCTATCAATAACCATTAAACCCAAAAATCCAGCAAGAACAAGCATTTTATCAGCAAGTGGATCTAAAATTCCACCAAGTTTTGTCATTTGATTCCAAGTTCGTGCAATATATCCATCAAAAAAATCTGTAACAGAAGCAATTACAAATATAAGTCCAGCAAAATAGTCAAACCAAGATGGATGCCAAGAGGAGAAAAGTGGGTTATCTCTATTTAGAAAAAACCATAGCATTAGCGGAGCTAATGCTATTCTAAATAGAGCTAAAATATTTGGAAGATTTAGATTTTTCGACATTATCTAAAAGTTGTCCCACCGTCAACTATTAATGTGTGACCTGTAATCCATGAAGCATCGTTTGCACATAAGAAGTAGCAAGATTGTGCTAAATCTTCAGGTTGTCCCATTCTTTTTAATGGAGACAATTCAGTTGTTTTTGCTTTTACCTCTTCATAGTTTGTAAATGCTTTTAGTGCATCTGTATCAATAGGACCACCTGAAACTGCATTTACTCTAATATTAAATTCACCAAGTTCATTTGCAGCATATCTAACCATTGCTTCAACAGCAGCTTTGTTTGTTCCATGACCTGCGTAGTTTTCAATATATACTAAATTACCAGTTGAAGATAGAGATACAATTGCCCCACCACCAACTTTTTGCATTCTTTTCGCAGCTTGTTGTGCTCCACATACAAAAGCATTTACAGTTGCAGTATAGATATTATTTAATCCTCTTGGTTTTAGTTTCATAAATTTACCATATCCACCAACAACAGCTCGTCCGTATATCATTGCATTTGAGATAAAGAAATCTACTCTATCAAAATCTTTATCAATCTCTTCAAATAGTTCAACATATTTTTCAGGTTCTAAAATATTAAATGAATATGCTCTACATTTCACACCAAATTTAGCTTCAACATCTTTACAAATATTTTGTGCAACTTCTGCATTTGAGTTATATGTGAATGCAACATTTACACCATTGCTTGCAAATTTATAAACACACTCTTTACCGATACCTTTTGTACCACCTGAAATTACTAATGTTTTTCCCTTCATATAACTATTCATTATTTTTTTACCTCGTATTTTTTTAATAAATTTTCTAATTTTTTTATTGTCTCTTTACTTGGACTTGTTAATGGAAGTCTAAACTCAAGAGTATCTAACAATCCAGCTAAATACATAGCTGCTTTTATTGGAATAGGGTTACTTTCACAAAAAAGTGCTTGATTTAACTCATATAAATCATTGTGTATTTTTAATGCAGTTTGATAATCACCACTAAATATAGATTTAACTAGTTTTGATTTTAAATCTGGAACCAAGTTTGCAGTAACTGAAACAATTCCTTTTGCTCCACTTGCTAGCATTGCAAAATCAACACCATCATCACCTGAAAAAACAAAGAAATTTTCTCTTTGAGATATAATTGATGTAGCACGCTCAAGTGAACCAGTTGCCTCTTTTATTCCATAAATATTTTTTACATCATCAAAAAGTTTAATTGCTGTTTGTGGTAACAAATCAACTCCAGTACGCCCAGGAACATTGTATAACATAAAAGGTATTTCAACACTTGAAGCAATCGCTTTATAGTGCTCATAAAGTCCCTCTTGAGTTGGTTTATTATAATATGGAGCAATTGATAAAATTGCATCTGCTCCAATACTTTGTGCAAATTTAGCAAGATCACATGCTTCATGAGTTGCATTTGAACCAGCACCAGCAAGAACTTTTGTAGATGTTCCTTTACAAGTTGCAACTGCAACTTCAATACACTCTTTATGCTCTTTATGAGATAAAGTTGCACTCTCTCCAGTTGTCCCAACAGGAGATACAACATCAGCACCGTATGCTATTTGTCTTTTTATCAAAGATTCATATTTTTCTAAATCCACTTTCCCATTTTTAAATGGGGTTACAAGTGCGGTCATTGAACCTATAATATTTTCCATTTTTCCCTTTCTATTTATCATCTTTTAAAATAATAGTAGTTGAATTTTTGCTAACTAGATATTTTTTTGCAACATTTACAATATCTTCAACAGTTAAACTTTCTAAATTTTTTTCATACTCTAAAAGTGGTTTTATATTACCTCTTACAAAATAGTTTCCAAATAAAGATGCAACATCACTAGAGCTCTCTAGTGAATAAATAAAGTCAGCTTTTGTGTTGATTTTGATTTTGTCAATATCTTTTTTTGAAACTTTTCCTGCTTGAATTTGCGCAATTATATCTAAAATCTCTTTTTCTATTTTTAAAGCATCAATATTTTCATTTGCAACTGCCATAAAAATAAATAATCCAGGGTCTTTTAGCTCCAAGTTATAGGCATATATTGAATTTACTAATCTTTTTTTATCTACTAAAACTTTTTGTAAAATTGAGCTTTTACCACTGCTTAAAAGTTGAGATAAAGCAGATAAAGCAACTTGATCTTTGTGTTCAAAGTTTGGAATATGATAAGCCATTGCAATCATCTGCACACTTGAATCTTTATAGATTGTAGCTCTTCTTTCACCATCTTGAACAGGCTCAACCATATGAACAGAGTTTGAGATATCTTTTTTATTTTTTATATCTTTAAAATTTTTCTTTACAAGTGAAAAAACTTCATCTTTTTTAATATCTCCACTTACAACAACTATTGCATTTTTTGGTTGATAGTATCTTGAATGAAAATCTTTTATATCTTCAATTTTCCAATTTTGAATATCACTCATAAATCCAATTGGAGTCCAGTGATAAGGGTGATATATGTAGCTATTGTTAAATAGTCTAAATTGTAAATATCCCATTGGATTATTATCTGTTCTCCAACGTCTCTCTTCAGCTACAACATCTCGTTCTGGTTGAAACTCTTTATCTTTTAAATTTAAATTTTGCATTAATTCAGCAAATAACTCTAAAGATTTATCTGTATTTTTTGATGCTGTTTTTATAAAATAGTGAGTGTAATCAAAACTAGTTCCTGCATTATTAACTCCACCAAAACCTTTTACAATCTCATCAAACTCACCAGCTTTTAAATTTTTTGTAGATTTAAAATTTAGGTGTTCTAGCATATGAGCTATTCCACTTTTACCCATAATCTCATCTCTACTTCCAACTTTATAAAAAACATTTACAGATACAACATTTGAGTCATTTTCCATAGGAATCGCTACAACTTCTAATCCATTCTTTAATGTTTTTGTATAGTAGTTTGGTAAACTATTTGCACTCATTAACTCTCCAAAAATAGTAATTATTATAAATAATTTAAAAAAAATATTCATTATTTTAAATTTGCACCTATTGCTTGTGATATATTTGAATAACCATCAGCTTTTAAAAGCTCAATTAAACCCTCATTTATCTTTTTTGCTAAAGATGGACCTTCAAAAATAAGTGCTGAGTATACTTGTACTAAAGATGCACCATTTTTAATTCTCTCATAAGCCTCTTGCGCACTATTTATCCCACCAACACTTATAAGTGTAGTTTTTCCAAATAGCTCAAATGATAGCTCTTTAAAAAATAGAGATGATTTCTCTCTTAAGCATTCACCACTTAATCCACCAAAATCTTTACAACCTTCAACTAAACTATAATCAATAGTTGTATTATTTGCAATAATTCCACTAGCACCTTCATTAATTGCTACATTACAAAGATTTATTGCTTGAGTTATATCCATATCAGGAGCAATTTTTAAAAATATTGGTTTATTTGTTAGCTCTTTTGCCATTGAAAAAAGCTCTTTTATAAAGTTCTCATTTTGCAAATCTCTTAAATTTGGAGTATTTGGACTTGAGATATTTATAATCAAATAATCAGCATACTCATGAAGCTTTTTAATTAAATTTTTATAATCACTTATTGCAAACTCTTCAGGTGTATATTTGTTTTTTCCAATATTTACACCAATTGGAATTGAAAAAGGGTATAGTTTTTTTAAGTTTTTAAGAACTTTATGAGCACCTAAATTATTAAATCCCATAGCATTTTGAACAGATTTTTGTTCAGGGTATCTAAACATTCTAGGCTTTGCATTTCCATCTTGTGGCATTAAAGTTACAGTTCCAATCTCTGTAAAACCAAATCCTAAGCTTTTCATTGATTTTATCATTGTTGCATTTTTATCAAAACCAGCAGCTAATCCAACAGGATTTTTAAAAACTCTTTTAAATAACTCTTGCTCTAATATTTTATCTTCAACAAAATTCTTTTTTTCATAAGAATTTTTAAGAATTTTACAATTTCCTAAAAATTTTAGGCTAAATTCTGCAATATTGTGTGCAGTTTCAGGTTCAAATTTAAATAGTACTTTTTTAAGAGTTTCATAACTTAACAAAATATTTCCTTTTTAAAAAAATTGATAAATAATATCTAAAAATTATCAAATATTTGCTGAATTATGAAGTCTTTTAAACTCATCGCATCTATTTAATAACTCATCATAAGTTCCAATATCTAAGATTTTTCCACTTTTAAAAACAGCAATTTTAGTTGCATTTTTAATTGTACTTAGTCTATGAGCAATTACAAAAGTAACTCTTTGTTTGCTAACCTCTTGAATAACTTGACTTACAATCTCTTCGCTTTTATTGTCAAGAGCTGAAGTTGCTTCATCAAGAATTAATATTTTTGGATTTTTATATAAAGCTCTAGCAATTGCAACTCTTTGTCTTTGACCACCACTTAAATTTGTTCCAGCTTCATCTAAAACTGTATGAATGCCTTTTTTCATCTTTAAAACAAATTCGTATGCGTGAGCTTGTTTTAAAGCCTCTATAACTTTAACTTCATCTAACTCTTGACCATAAGCAACATTTGCTGCAATTGTGTCATTAAAAATATATACTCTTTGAGTAACTATGCTAATACTATCTCTTAAAGATTTTAAATCAAATTGATTTATATTTATGCTATTTAGTAAAATTTCACCACTACTTGCATCGTAAAATCTAGGAAGTAGATTTATAAATGATGATTTTCCACCACCACTATCTCCAACTAAGGCTACAATTTCGCCCTTTTTTGCATCAAGATTTATATTTTTTAATGCTTCAAAATCATCATAAAACAGACCAACATTTGAAAATTTAATATTTGATATCTCTTCTTGTATAGTAAGTGTTCCTGATACAACATTTGGTTTTATTTTAAACATATCCATAATTCTATCATTTGCAGCGATTGCATCTTGCATACTATTATATAGTTTTGATAATCTTTTTATTGGTGTGTATAACATAAATAGTGCTGCTATAAATGAACTAAACTCACCTGTTGTAAGTTCACCATTTATTACCTTCAGGCCACCAACAACTACAACTGTTGCAAATGCTAAACTTCCTAAAATCTCCATTAAAGGCGATGTTAACTCATTTGTCTTAACAGCTTTCATATTGTATTTAAAAAAAATCATATTTAAAATTGTAAATTTTTTCTTCTCTAACTCTTCTGTACTATTTGCTTTTATTATCTCTATATTATTAAAAGATTCTGTTAAACTTGAAGTTATATCAGAGTTGCTCTCTTGAGATTTAAAAGATAGTTTTTTCATCTTTTTTGCTAATAGACTAAGAGGATAAAAAGCGAGTGGAAGTACAACTAATCCATAAAAAGCAAGTTCTGGTGATCTGTAAATTACAAGTCCTACAAGTGCAACAATTGTTAAACTCTCTCTTATTAGCTCTGCAAAAGAGTTTGAAACAGCTCTTTGAATTCTATTTATATCATTTATTATTCTACTTACAAGCTCACCTGTGTGAATTTTTTGAAAAAATATATAATCAAGTTTTAAAATATGACCAAACAAACCATCTCTTACAATTCTAGTGATATCTTGACCAATATAAGATACAAAATAAGCTTGAAGATATGTTCCTAAACCTTTTGCAAAATAGAGCAAAATAATTATTATAGGCATAATATAAAGCATCTCTTCATCTTTATTTATGAAAATATCATCTAGCAGTGGTTGAATTGCATAAGCTGTTCCAGCAGTTGCACCAGCTACAAGTAAAATTCCTATAAAACCTAAAATAATCTCTAAAATATAATTTTTATAAAATGGTGTATACTGTTTTAAAAACTTTCTCATTATCTTCCTGTTTTTTTAAAAAATTCATAGATTTTATCTAAAAAATGCTAAATCTAAGCCTTTTTAAACATATTAATAAATTTTCTAAAACCAAAAGCTTTGATTGTAAGATAAAAAAGAATAAAACCACTTAAAGTGCTAGCAAATGCTAATCCAGCAGCTTCAAATGGATATATTAAAGCAAGAGAGAATACTATGTTCCAAGCTAAACTCTGCATAGATATTTTTGCACTTAAAAGTTGTTGCTCTTTTGCATATAACCAAAGTGAAAATATTTTTGCTAAACCAAATGGAAGAAGCCCTATTAAATACATTGTCAAAATAAGTGCTGTGTTTACTGTGTCTTCACTTGTAAAGGCACCTCTTTGAAATAGTATTTTTATTATAAATTCATCTAAAATAATTCCAACAAGCATTGAAAAACTTAAAACTACAAACAAAATCAAAGATGATTTTTTCATAAGTTTCAAAGCTCGTTGTTCATCTTTGTTTTTAATAGCCCTTGCAACCATTGGAAATAGTGCAATTGATGTTGCTATTGCAAAAATTGCAAGGGGGAGTTGAAAAACTCTATTTGCATAGTACAAATAAGATATTGAACCACTTACTAAAAAAGATGCAAGCCAAGTATCAATAAATGCAGATATGTGTAGAGTTGAAGAGCCTAAAGTTGCTGCAAAAAAGTTCTTATAAAATCTGTTTTCCTCTTTTTTCTTATGTTTTTTAAAAGTAAAAATTTTGCATAAATTTGCTCTTTTTATAGCTATTAGATGAACAGCTACTTGCAAAATTCCACCAATTATTACACCAAATGAGAGATAAAAAGTTATGGTATAACTCTCTAAGCCTTTTGCAATAATCAAACTTGCAATCATAGATAGATTTAAAAGAGCAGTTGAGTATGCTGTTGTTGCAAAGTGGTGTTTATATTGAAGTAAAGCCCCCATAAAAGTAACTATAAATATAAGTGGCAAATAGTAAAAATTTATAGCAAAAAGTGGTGCTGCTAAATCGATAGTCTCTTTGGTAAATCCAATTGCAAAAGCTTTTGCAAAAAGGTGAGAAAATAGTGTAACAACCAAAGATAAAACTATTAAAAAAGCTAAAATTTGTAAAAATATAATAGAAGAGAATCTGATCTTAAATTTTGATTTTGCATAAGATGGTATAAATGCTTGAGTAAAAGCTCCATCAGCAAAGATACTTCTAAATAAGTTTGGAAATTTAAATGCTATAAAAAATATATCTGAATATACATTTGCTCCTAAAATTGAAGCTGTCATTAAATCTCTTATAAAACCTGTTACTCTTGAGAATAAAATTCCACTACTATTTGTAAATATTGATTTAATTAATCTCATTTTATCTCTTTATAATCGCTAGTTTTATGAATAATTATTTGCATATTACCTTTAAATGATGCTAAATGAGCCTCTTTTAACTCTATTTTTGCACCATTTTTTGGCAAAATTGTTTTATCTTTTGCAAATAGTTTTATTGATTTTTTATTTGGTAAAATCAGTCTTGAATTATTTACAGTACCAACTAAGTTTGTAATAATCTCATTTTCATATTTAAAATCAAAAATATCTATTTTAAAACCATCTAAAAATAGTTTTTTGTAATCTTCATGCTCATTTTTTTCTTTTAAAATATTAAAATCTTTTATCTCTTTTAATCCATAAAAATCATACACTTGATTTACTTGAATGTCATAATTAAAACCTATTTTTAAATTTTTAGCATCTTTAAAAATATATATAGCTCTATTGTTATCTTGTTTTACAATAGCTTTATCTTCATATTTATAAATTACAGTAACATCTTCTAATGTTATTGGAAATAGGAGTTTCTCTTTTTTATATAGATCAGAAATCAAATTTATATTGTGTTTAAAATCTTTTTTTGAAATTGGATTTGTGTCATCTTTTTTTATAGAAAAATATGCAAAAACAGGAAGATGGTCTGAAAATCCAGCACCTTTATGCTTTGAAATTTTTTCATTACTCATCTGCCATCTATAAACTTTGTTATCAAAAAATAGATAATTTGGTTTAAAAACTTCAAAAGAGTTTAAAATATATGATAAATTTTTATTATCAAAAAGAGCTGTTGGGATAATTATGTTATCAGGAGTATTATTTTGGTTTCTAAATTTTGTAGAGAATCTAAGAGGAGTTTTTAAATCCAACCAAAGATTGTAGTGAACTTTGAAATTATAATTTAAAATATCAGCTAAAACTACATATTTGTCATCAACTGTAGTTTTTAATATATGGTTTATTCCTGTAAGTCCTGCTGTTTGATTTAGTTTTTTATCACCTTTAAAAGTTTCAAACTCATTGTAGTTGCTATTTAAATCTCCCAAAATTATATAATCGTAATCATTTGGAAGAGTTTTTACTCTATCGTATAGAGTTTTTGCATATTTTATTCTATAGTTTTCACTAGCTCTTTTTGAAGGCCAGTGATTATTAAATATTTTAAATTCAATATTATCTATTTGAAAAGTTGATTCTAAAATAGGTCTATATATTGCATTTGAGAATTTTACATTTAAACTTGAGCTACTTTTTATAGGAATTTTTGATAAAAAACCAAGCCCAACAGATGAGTTTTGATATTTTGTAAAACTATAATAGCTATATTGTGGAAGATTTTTTTTCAAAAGTTTCATTAAACTCTCATTTTCTATCTCTTGTAAAGCTATAATATCAGCATCTAAATCATTTAAAACTTTTAAAATATTGTTTAGTTTTATATTGAAATTTCTTTGATTCCATTGTGTTGAGCTATTTGGAATATACTCTTTGTAATCACTTTTGTCTTTATTTAAATCAAAAAAGTTTTCAACATTGTATGAAGCAATTTTTAAATTTTGAGCGTTTAAAAATATAGAAAAAATAAGTATTAAAAGAATTTTGTACAATATATAATCCAAAAAAAAAATTTAAAAATAGTATCTAAAATAAGGTTTTAAAAAAGTAAAATTTAATCTTATTAAAAAAGAAAATTTATTTTTTAATAAGATTAAAGCAAAAATAAACTTATTTTAGCTAAAATAAAAAAATTTTCTAAAAACTAAGGAATATTATGATTAATACAACAGCACTATTAAAAAACTATGATTTAAAAGTAACTCCTCAAAGAATTGCTATTATTGAAGAGTTATATAAAAATGGACATATGAATATAGATGATTTATACAAAAAATTACTTGATAGATTTCCATCTGTGTCACTAGCAACAATTTACAAAAATATAAACTCAATGGTTGAAAAACTTTTTTTAAGTGAAGTTAAAATACCAAATGCAAAAACAGTTTATGAGTTATCAAAAAATGAGCACGCTCACTTAGTTTGTTCAAATTGTAAAGCTGTTATGGATATAGAGTTAGATTCAAGTGATATTTCAAAACAAATCTCAAATTTAAATAATTTTAAAGTAAATCAAACTGATATTATTTTAAGTGGTATTTGCCAAAAATGCTCTTAATTTAAGAGTTTCTCACAATTAAACTAGATGGAAGATTAAATAACTTTATAAGTTCTTCCTCTTTTTGTCTATGCTCTCCATTATCAACTTCATGATCAAATCCTAAAAGATGCAAAATTCCGTGAATAAATAGTAAACTTAACTCTTCTTCCTCTTTGTGACTGTACTCTTTTGATTTATCTTTTACAAAATCAATTGAAATTATTATTGAACCTAATGGCATATTAGGAAAGTTAAACTCCATTGGAAAACTTAAAACATCTGTTGGTTCATCTTTTTGTCTATGCTCTTTATTAATCTCTTGAATAGTTTTGTTATCAACAATTAAAAGCTCTATATCTTTTGAAGTTAAAGTTGATGCTATTTTTTCTAAACTCTGCAAATCTACATCAAAATTAGTTTGATTATCTAAATCTATCATTTTTATCCTAGTTTTAAATTTATTTTAATAGTATATTATTTTTACAATAAATCTAAGGAGAAGAGATGAGTTTAGAAATAGGAACAAAAGCTACAATAGAGTATAAAGTTCAAAATAAAGATTTGGCTGAAAATTTGCAAATATCTGTTGATGATAATTTTCCGCCAG
Protein-coding regions in this window:
- a CDS encoding YggS family pyridoxal phosphate-dependent enzyme codes for the protein MNKQTATKNLDSLITKVEAARLRVSEHHIVKIVGVSKYSTAQDVKTLYEAGQRAFGENKVQDLKQKSEELEEFPIEWHFIGTLQKNKINNLIDLNPTLVQSLDSLDLAIELNKKLESKNKKLSCLLQINSAYEDSKSGVYPEVAVKTYKDILEKCPNIILKGVMSIGAHVEDENIIKESFKTTKKIFDELAPFNPQYCSMGMSSDFELAIECGSNLIRVGSSLFKNK
- the rseP gene encoding RIP metalloprotease RseP, which translates into the protein MGTITFLLVLSFLVFFHELGHFLAARFFGVKVEKFSIGFGKAIYSKYWAGTTWQFAMIPLGGYVQMKGQDDSKPTLVETGNDSYNTKKPWQRIIILFAGPFANFLLAAVLYFCMAQMGATTLAPAVGQIQENSVAFNAGIKPNDEIVRINDTEIKSWDDIGKVITSTQGALQFYIKRDNQLLVKIINPQVSDAKNMFNENIKKRMIGISPSGKVVTLNLGFYDSLIYAYEKTIFASTMIFQGIQKLIQGVIPSSEIGGVITIGKVISDASQSSIIALLAITALISVNLGVINLLPIPALDGGHIMFNLYEMIARKKPSDQVFMFLTIMGWIILASLMILGIYNDINRIFLNN
- the pgsA gene encoding CDP-diacylglycerol--glycerol-3-phosphate 3-phosphatidyltransferase, which translates into the protein MSKNLNLPNILALFRIALAPLMLWFFLNRDNPLFSSWHPSWFDYFAGLIFVIASVTDFFDGYIARTWNQMTKLGGILDPLADKMLVLAGFLGLMVIDRADVWAVFLILSREFFITGLRVVAVAEGKNVASTMAGKIKTVVQMIAIGFLTMNWPFATEILWFAVILTLYSGYEYTRDYFKN
- a CDS encoding enoyl-ACP reductase; this encodes MNSYMKGKTLVISGGTKGIGKECVYKFASNGVNVAFTYNSNAEVAQNICKDVEAKFGVKCRAYSFNILEPEKYVELFEEIDKDFDRVDFFISNAMIYGRAVVGGYGKFMKLKPRGLNNIYTATVNAFVCGAQQAAKRMQKVGGGAIVSLSSTGNLVYIENYAGHGTNKAAVEAMVRYAANELGEFNIRVNAVSGGPIDTDALKAFTNYEEVKAKTTELSPLKRMGQPEDLAQSCYFLCANDASWITGHTLIVDGGTTFR
- the dapA gene encoding 4-hydroxy-tetrahydrodipicolinate synthase, with amino-acid sequence MENIIGSMTALVTPFKNGKVDLEKYESLIKRQIAYGADVVSPVGTTGESATLSHKEHKECIEVAVATCKGTSTKVLAGAGSNATHEACDLAKFAQSIGADAILSIAPYYNKPTQEGLYEHYKAIASSVEIPFMLYNVPGRTGVDLLPQTAIKLFDDVKNIYGIKEATGSLERATSIISQRENFFVFSGDDGVDFAMLASGAKGIVSVTANLVPDLKSKLVKSIFSGDYQTALKIHNDLYELNQALFCESNPIPIKAAMYLAGLLDTLEFRLPLTSPSKETIKKLENLLKKYEVKK
- a CDS encoding M16 family metallopeptidase, which produces MSANSLPNYYTKTLKNGLEVVAIPMENDSNVVSVNVFYKVGSRDEIMGKSGIAHMLEHLNFKSTKNLKAGEFDEIVKGFGGVNNAGTSFDYTHYFIKTASKNTDKSLELFAELMQNLNLKDKEFQPERDVVAEERRWRTDNNPMGYLQFRLFNNSYIYHPYHWTPIGFMSDIQNWKIEDIKDFHSRYYQPKNAIVVVSGDIKKDEVFSLVKKNFKDIKNKKDISNSVHMVEPVQDGERRATIYKDSSVQMIAMAYHIPNFEHKDQVALSALSQLLSSGKSSILQKVLVDKKRLVNSIYAYNLELKDPGLFIFMAVANENIDALKIEKEILDIIAQIQAGKVSKKDIDKIKINTKADFIYSLESSSDVASLFGNYFVRGNIKPLLEYEKNLESLTVEDIVNVAKKYLVSKNSTTIILKDDK